The following are from one region of the Nicotiana tomentosiformis chromosome 7, ASM39032v3, whole genome shotgun sequence genome:
- the LOC138895761 gene encoding uncharacterized protein: MVNFDVIFGMDWLSPYHAFLDCHSKTVTLAMPGLPRLEWRVTLDRVPSRVVSFLKALQMVEKGCDTYLAYVWDVSIDTPIVMSIPIVRDYSDVFPVDLLGMPPNRDIDFGIDLLPGTQPISIPPYRMVPTESKELKEQLQELLDKGFIRPSVSPWGAPILFVKNKDGFVRMCIDYR, encoded by the coding sequence atggtgaatttcgatgttatttttggcatggactggttgtcgccctatcacgctttccttgattgtcattccaagacggtgacattggctatgccaggtctaccgcgactAGAGTGGAGAGTAACCTTAGATcgtgttcctagtagggttgtctcatttcttaaggctctacaaatggttgagaaggggtgtgatacgtatctagcctatgtgtgggatgttagtattgatactcctatcgTCATGTCTATTCCAATAGTGAGGGACTATTCAGATGTATTCCCGGtggatcttctgggcatgcctcccaacagggatattgactttggcattgatttattaccgggtactcagcccatttctattccaccttatcgtatggtcCCAACAGAGtcgaaggagttaaaggaacaattgcaagagttgctcgataagggcttcattcggcccagtgtgtcaccttggggtgctcctattttgtttgtgaagaataaggatggttttGTGCGAATGTGTATCGActatcgctag